In Prunus dulcis chromosome 2, ALMONDv2, whole genome shotgun sequence, a single genomic region encodes these proteins:
- the LOC117617157 gene encoding muscle M-line assembly protein unc-89-like: protein MDFSSLTRKELQALCKKNKLPANLTNVAMADSLKVLEHVEGLEEFLNQSKSDTQQSPEKTMNGSLSIPRTAGRTSTRRKPIQVEPESSQPLTQSRRGTRRAVSEEMDQEKTEVPKTPAAPNTRRRAPAASSRQNTTQKENPSVQSVYNTRRSVRLLEKNMEKLSLDYENSMSFKMDELSTEINNGSVDMGSNMQTVSEASSERVDVSEVSSEPKSNGPLENEGKLKDDVQEPNKTDMIKVKDDSKVKSEVESGVSEPKSASDVIVDVSHEEGSDETDDKEPHDEGTEKSIAAKVSDDISAEVMCNANAAQFSLLQEVNESLSEEESTDPNSLTLSSDHGQAQNLENKCQSLEIKESETNAAEDQDFDSKSAPVGETGEVKDVTNVEEAAKPQVLNLTLSLSDERQSMISSKDSIMYGAEGDYTEKFNFESDFSSEEDSGDDISEEESSEDETMDEESFEDKKNDYMQVSEGGDLSSENSIAEVAMATQFNPLSDEIPKSMKVAQEAMPVEEFSMVTNDNEGTPKLPPLAAADQLPLQFPRPSLSKSGKSPGKKQSAIMNYIFDDEEEKDIESSGKILGGVEMKRDTDTVQKELDTKSLRQLKKMLKNQLNIGDSKNGTKMVEKPRIALQEVPENQMAVNKAGNGN from the exons ATGGATTTCTCCAGCCTCACAAGAAAGGAGCTCCAGGCTCTGTGCAAGAAGAACAAACTCCCAGCTAACCTCACCAATGTCGCCATGGCCGATTCTCTCAAGGTTCTTGAACAT GTCGAAGGGCTTGAAGAGTTCCTGAACCAATCCAAATCGGATACCCAGCAATCTCCGGAGAAAACTATGAACGGATCACTAAGTATCCCTCGTACTGCCGGCAGAACCTCGACTCGTAGAAAGCCCATCCAAGTAGAACCAGAAAGCTCACAGCCATTGACTCAAAGTCGCCGCGGGACGAGGAGAGCCGTTTCTGAAGAGATGGACCAAGAAAAGACTGAGGTGCCTAAAACTCCTGCCGCACCAAATACCAGGAGAAGGGCTCCCGCTGCTTCTTCTCGACAGAACACCACACAGAAGGAGAATCCTTCGGTGCAGAGCGTCTATAACACAAGGCGATCGGTGAGGCTGCTGGAAAAGAACATGGAAAAGTTGAGCTTGGATTATGAAAACAGTATGTCTTTTAAGATGGATGAACTTTCCACAGAAATCAACAATGGCTCAGTTGATATGG GGTCTAATATGCAGACAGTATCAGAGGCGAGTTCAGAGAGGGTTGATGTTTCTGAAGTTTcatcggaaccaaaatcaaatGGACCATTGGAGAATGAAGGGAAGTTGAAAGATGATGTTCAAGAACCTAACAAGACTGATATGATTAAAGTAAAAGATGACTCAAAGGTAAAATCAGAAGTGGAATCTGGGGTATCCGAACCAAAATCAGCCTCAGATGTCATTGTGGATGTATCTCATGAAGAGGGGTCAGACGAAACAGATGACAAGG AACCTCATGATGAAGGAACAGAAAAATCTATAGCTGCCAAAGTTTCTGATGATATTTCTGCTGAGGTCATGTGCAATGCTAATGCTGCTCAATTTTCATTGTTACAAGAAGTAAATGAATCACTGAGTGAGGAAGAATCCACTGACCCCAATTCATTGACTCTGAGTTCCGATCATGGTCAAGCTCAGAACCTAGAAAATAAATGTCAAAGCCTGGAGATAAAAGAATCTGAAACCAATGCAGCAGAGGATCAAGATTTCGACTCAAAATCTGCCCCTGTAGGAGAGACTGGAGAAGTCAAGGACGTGACCAATGTAGAAGAAGCTGCTAAACCCCAGGTATTGAATTTGACCCTGAGCTTGTCTGATGAACGACAGTCTATGATAAGTAGCAAGGACTCAATAATGTATGGGGCAGAGGGCGATTACACAGAgaaattcaattttgaatCAGACTTCAGCTCAGAAGAAGATTCTGGTGATGACATCAGTGAAGAAGAATCTAGTGAAGATGAGACTATGGATGAAGAATCATTCGAGGATAAGAAAAATGATTATATGCAAGTGAGTGAAGGGGGTGATTTAAGTTCTGAAAACTCTATAGCAGAAGTTGCCATGGCAACCCAGTTCAATCCTTTGTCAGATGAGATACCAAAATCTATGAAAGTAGCTCAGGAGGCAATGCCAGTAGAAGAATTTTCTATGGTTACCAATGACAATGAAGGCACTCCAAAATTGCCACCATTGGCAGCTGCTGACCAACTTCCGCTACAGTTTCCTCGTCCATCTCTCTCAAAATCCGGAAAGTCTCCAGGCAAGAAACAATCGGCAATTATGAACTACATCTTTGATGACGAGGAGGAGAAAGACATTGAGAGTAGTGGTAAGATCCTCGGAGGAGTTGAGATGAAGAGAGACACTGACACCGTGCAAAAAGAACTTGATACTAAGAGTCTAAGGCAGCTGAAGAAAATGCTGAAAAATCAACTAAATATTGGAGACAGTAAGAATGGTACCAAG ATGGTAGAGAAGCCAAGAATTGCCTTGCAGGAAGTCCCAGAGAACCAAATGGCTGTGAACAAAGCTGGCAATGGAAACTGA